In one Gammaproteobacteria bacterium genomic region, the following are encoded:
- the rplB gene encoding 50S ribosomal protein L2, whose protein sequence is MAIVKTKPTSPGRRFVVKVVGANLHKGAPYAPLLEKKSKHGGRNNQGRITVRHHGGGHKQHYRIIDFKRNKDDIIAKVERLEYDPNRSAHIALLLYKDGERRYILAPKGINAGDELVSGVSVPMKVGNCMPIRNIVVGSQIHNIEMKPGKGGQIARSAGTSAQLVAREGEYGVVRLRSGEMRKIHVECRATLGEVCNSEHGLRSLGKAGATRWRGIRPTVRGVVMNPVDHPHGGGEGRTSGGRHPVTPWGVPTKGYKTRKNKRTDDLIVRRRSRK, encoded by the coding sequence TTGTCGTTAAGGTGGTGGGTGCAAACCTGCATAAAGGTGCACCATATGCTCCTCTTCTAGAGAAGAAGTCAAAGCATGGCGGTCGTAATAATCAGGGTCGTATTACCGTGCGTCATCACGGTGGTGGTCATAAACAGCATTATCGTATTATCGATTTTAAGCGCAATAAAGATGATATTATCGCCAAGGTTGAGCGTCTAGAGTACGACCCTAACCGCAGTGCGCATATCGCTTTACTTTTGTATAAAGATGGTGAGCGTCGGTATATCCTGGCACCCAAAGGTATTAACGCGGGTGATGAGCTTGTCTCAGGTGTTAGTGTGCCAATGAAAGTTGGTAACTGCATGCCTATTCGCAATATCGTTGTTGGTAGTCAGATTCACAATATTGAGATGAAGCCAGGTAAAGGTGGTCAGATCGCACGTAGCGCCGGGACCTCAGCGCAGTTAGTCGCGCGTGAGGGCGAGTATGGTGTGGTTCGTCTTCGCTCTGGTGAAATGCGTAAAATTCATGTTGAGTGTCGCGCGACACTCGGTGAAGTGTGTAATTCAGAGCATGGCCTACGTTCTTTGGGTAAGGCTGGCGCTACTCGCTGGCGCGGTATACGCCCGACGGTTCGTGGTGTAGTGATGAACCCGGTTGATCATCCCCATGGCGGTGGTGAAGGCCGTACTTCTGGTGGCCGTCATCCTGTTACACCGTGGGGTGTGCCAACAAAAGGTTATAAGACCCGTAAAAACAAGCGGACAGATGATCTCATCGTGCGTCGTCGTAGTCGTAAGTAA